The region ACCAGTCTTTATTGAGGAAGCAGGAGTTCAATGGACTGCTCAAATGGAAGAGCGCACGTTGCGGTTTACAGAAGCCGAAGCCGCGACCGTCATGGTTACGGGCCGTTTGAAAGCCCCGTCAGTTATCCGAAGAACAGAGTGGAACGCACGGCCTTTTGGCGAGACGGATCCGGCTGGCTGTCCTGCACCTTCTCCGCAACCATACTACACGTACCTCACGTTCCATCATACCGCTGGCCCCAAGGCCACCACCCTTGCTGAAGGAAAGGCACGTGTTAAGAGTATTCAAGATTTCCATTTGGACGGCAACAAGTGGTGCGACATCGGCTACCAATTTCTAATGGATGTATCTGGGCGGGTTTATCAGGGGCGTCCTTGGGTGAACGAAAGCAAGAAAATAGGTGATGGGCCCCAATTGGTAATTGGTGCACACGTATCCGGTGGTAATACGGGCAATATTGGCATCTCCTTAATGGGTTGCTTTCATCCCGCAGAGGCCAATTGCTCGGACGTGATCCCAGCAGCGACCTTGGATTCTTTGGTCCATTATTTTAGCTTTATGGCGGAAACGTACAAAATTAATCCCGATAATATCCGGGGCCACCGAGACTTTAACTCAACCTCTTGTCCCGGTGACAACAACTATAAGTTATTATCCGAGATTCGCACACGGGTCAAAGATGTGCTCCTTACACCAAACGATCGCGAGCACCCTCTTCCCGAAACCTCCATCTTAGAAGCGATATACCCCAATCCGGCCACAAGTCGAACCAATATCCGGTTTTATTTGCAAGAAACTGGCCAGACCGACCTAACCCTGTATGATGCACAAGGACGTCGGGTAGCTCGGATTGCCAATGGCATTCGTTTTGGAAAGACTTGGTATCAAGAACCAATCATCCTTTCTGGCCTGCCAAATGGGACTTATTTTTTAGTCCTGACAACACATTCGGACAAAAATGAGCCTACACACAAAACCCAACCTCTGATCGTAACCCGTTAGGGTCTAAGGAGGTTTTGATAGACTTCTTGCAAGATTTTAGAAGCCGACTCCCAATTGTATTCTTTGAATACCATTGGGCTATGCTCGCGCCACTGTTTTCTTGATGCGGCATCATTCACCATTCGCTGTAGCGTCGTCACCAATGCCACGTGGTCTTCCGGATTAACGGTAAGCCCTACCTGATAGCCTTCAACCACCTTCTCGATTTCCGGAAGTTTACTGGCCATCACCGGAAGTCCCACCATCAGGTATTCAAAAAGTTTATTCGGTAATGCAAAGCGGTGGTTCAGACAAGTATCTTCCAACAACGTCACCCCAAAATCCGCTCCGGCGGTCATTTCCAGCAATTGATCTGGCGGGACAGGAGGGAGAAACCGCACCTTATCATCCAACCCAAGCCCAATAACTAAATTTTGGAGGTTAGGTTTAAGTGGGCCATTACCCAAAAAAACCAATACGGCATTTTCCACTTCCTGCATCGCTTGAATCAGCAAACCACACCCCCTGCTTTTCTGCATATTGCCCTGATGCAAAATCACGGCTTTATCTGGTAATACATTTGCCGCACGCCGTAGTGCGTCATTAGCGACAACATCACGCCTAAAAGTGGGGACATTATATAAAACAGCTGGCTCTGGAATGTCATAGAACATGGTCAAACGTTCTGCAATGCTCTTGCTTACCGTAAAAACCACATCGGCTTGTGGGATATACCGCCAAGATAGCATATGCCAAAACAACGTAATCCACGGACGCTTGCTGGTTGCAGCGACATAGGGGTACAATTCGCGGGAATCAAAAACGAGCTTTGCTTTGTTATTTTGGGCTGCTTTTGCCATTGCAGGAAGTATATATAAATCACTTGCATGATAAATATCTGCTTTTGCATGTATTACTTCCTTGCTAAACAACTGATGTACCCGTCTGAAGAAGTGCATACCACTGCCCTTTGGCGTTGGCAAGACATGCAACTTAAACCTATCGCCAAAAGGATGCCCAGAATCCGGAGGACCTAATGTAAAAGCCTCTACCCTATAACCCATGTCTAAAATGGATCTAAATTGTTTAACGGCTCGGGAATTCATCCTTACGTCTCCGGTGAGGGCAAACACCACGGTTGGCGTATCGGACATAAGCAGTGGATTGGATATACAGGCAGTTAACAAGACCGAATATACAAGAAACCGCCTCCATTGGAAAATCAGAAATACGTCCAATGGTTTTTTTCTACATTCATTGTAAATTACTTCCTAAGTTCAACCCCAACCCCTATGTCTAAATTGGCTTTATACGCTGGTAGTTTTGATCCCTTTACGTTTGGACACTTAGACGTTTTAGAGCAAGCCCTACAAGTTTTTGATCGGGTTTGTGTGACGGTGGCTGTCAATTCTGGAAAAACGTTTGTTTTTACACCACAAGAACGTTGCGCCCTCATTCGAGAAGCCACTGCACACCTAAAAGGCGTAGAGGTCACATTCTTCGACGGCCTATTGGTCAATCATGCTGTCCATATTGGGGCCCATGCCTTGATTCGTGGTATTCGACAGATGAGCGATTTTGACTATGAATTCCGCATGGCCATTGCCAACCGCAGACTCTCTCCGCAGATTGCGACCGTTGTATTTATTCCTAACCCGACACACCTCGTTACCTCGTCTTCTCTGGTCCGGGAAATCTGGCACTGGGGAGGCGATATTTCGATGTATGTACCGGAAGCCGTTTTGGAGGCACTACAAAAAAAATCCAAATAGACCATTGCCATTCATACGCGAAATTTGCAATTTAGCCCCCCCAGATTGCCCTATTATCGGCCAAGGGTATTGTATTCTTTAAGCTTCCACCACTTGTTAATATCTCATCAAAAGCCCCTATACGCATATATGCCTGATTCTCTCCACGCCCATACGCAGCCCCTCTTTGATTCCACAGCCAAAGCAGAAAAAGAGCGGTACTTCCTTCATTTTTTTTGGTTTGTACTCACCTTCATTTCGGTTACTTGGGCAGGTGCCGAGCAGGCCACCGGACAATATCCTCTCTTTACGGGTGTTGGCGACTGGACGCATTGGGTCATCTCTGGGCTTTTATATGCCATCCCTTTTCTCGCCTTTCTCACCACCCACGAGTTCGGGCATTATTTTGCAGCCCGTTATCACAAAATCAAGACCTCCCTGCCTTTTTTTATTCCGGCCCCTCTTATGCTATTGGGGCTCCCTTTCAGCATTGGTACTTTTGGTGCTGTCATTCGCATCAAGCAAGTCATTCCGCGAACTCGTCAGCTTTTTGATGTAGGGATCGCCGGACCGATTGCGGGTTTTGTGGTGGCTTTCGGCGTTCTGATCTTCGCGCTGTTCACCCTCCCCCCTCCCACCTACCTCATGCAACTGCCCGGTCACGAAGAGGTACAAGCCTTCATCCGACAATTTGGGCGATTCCCTACTGGCACCGAAATTGACCTAAGCGGCGCCCCCATGATGGGTCAAACCCTTCTCTACTGGTTCTTGACGCACTTCTTTGAACATGTCCCGCCCATGTATGAAATGTACCACTATCCAATTTTGTTGGCCGGATGGCTGGGGTTGTTTTTTACAGCTCTCAATATGATGCCCGTAGGACAGTTGGACGGAGGACACGTATGGTATGCACTTTTTGGCCCAACCATTCATCGTATCGTAGCCCGAATTTTCACGACCTTGCTTATCCTATCTGGATCTATCGGTTTTGCATTAGAA is a window of Bacteroidetes Order II. bacterium DNA encoding:
- a CDS encoding N-acetylmuramoyl-L-alanine amidase: MKNLFRLMVLLCSSNLFAQDLHEITDHLISLSSPLQKTEATGSVISRHSNQVKQPFDLVMIQGLLSDARTQGEVRFFDGVSWSQPTPLRLFMTDDRGRFIATYQNPVPLRDVQIEVRFKSPENQPVFIEEAGVQWTAQMEERTLRFTEAEAATVMVTGRLKAPSVIRRTEWNARPFGETDPAGCPAPSPQPYYTYLTFHHTAGPKATTLAEGKARVKSIQDFHLDGNKWCDIGYQFLMDVSGRVYQGRPWVNESKKIGDGPQLVIGAHVSGGNTGNIGISLMGCFHPAEANCSDVIPAATLDSLVHYFSFMAETYKINPDNIRGHRDFNSTSCPGDNNYKLLSEIRTRVKDVLLTPNDREHPLPETSILEAIYPNPATSRTNIRFYLQETGQTDLTLYDAQGRRVARIANGIRFGKTWYQEPIILSGLPNGTYFLVLTTHSDKNEPTHKTQPLIVTR
- a CDS encoding glycosyltransferase, whose amino-acid sequence is MSDTPTVVFALTGDVRMNSRAVKQFRSILDMGYRVEAFTLGPPDSGHPFGDRFKLHVLPTPKGSGMHFFRRVHQLFSKEVIHAKADIYHASDLYILPAMAKAAQNNKAKLVFDSRELYPYVAATSKRPWITLFWHMLSWRYIPQADVVFTVSKSIAERLTMFYDIPEPAVLYNVPTFRRDVVANDALRRAANVLPDKAVILHQGNMQKSRGCGLLIQAMQEVENAVLVFLGNGPLKPNLQNLVIGLGLDDKVRFLPPVPPDQLLEMTAGADFGVTLLEDTCLNHRFALPNKLFEYLMVGLPVMASKLPEIEKVVEGYQVGLTVNPEDHVALVTTLQRMVNDAASRKQWREHSPMVFKEYNWESASKILQEVYQNLLRP
- the coaD gene encoding pantetheine-phosphate adenylyltransferase, which translates into the protein MSKLALYAGSFDPFTFGHLDVLEQALQVFDRVCVTVAVNSGKTFVFTPQERCALIREATAHLKGVEVTFFDGLLVNHAVHIGAHALIRGIRQMSDFDYEFRMAIANRRLSPQIATVVFIPNPTHLVTSSSLVREIWHWGGDISMYVPEAVLEALQKKSK
- a CDS encoding site-2 protease family protein, which encodes MPDSLHAHTQPLFDSTAKAEKERYFLHFFWFVLTFISVTWAGAEQATGQYPLFTGVGDWTHWVISGLLYAIPFLAFLTTHEFGHYFAARYHKIKTSLPFFIPAPLMLLGLPFSIGTFGAVIRIKQVIPRTRQLFDVGIAGPIAGFVVAFGVLIFALFTLPPPTYLMQLPGHEEVQAFIRQFGRFPTGTEIDLSGAPMMGQTLLYWFLTHFFEHVPPMYEMYHYPILLAGWLGLFFTALNMMPVGQLDGGHVWYALFGPTIHRIVARIFTTLLILSGSIGFALEVIPAIGDGLLSLHAGFRDFPAAIVLIGWMVVLGIQYLLIQKTYNKEMRWVGPVFLLTATLTSLPVALASADLPAFREIGIAITEWGYTSWLLWSFLIVRFIGVDHPPVQYPEPLTPGRKVLAWLSIVLFFLCFSPTPIYIAP